CTTCAATATGAAGAGAGTAAAAAACACCAGAATGCGGTTAAAAATCGCGAAATGGAATCAGCGAATGAAATGGCAGATGAGATGAGCAAAATTTCACTGACTGCGAGTGTGCAGGTTGGTGAAGACGACAAGGTTTTTGGATCGGTAACGTCTCAGGAAATATCCAAGTTGCTTTCTGAACAGGGATTCACGGTTGACAAAAAAGACATACTTCTTGATGAACCGATAAAAGCGTTGGGCATATATAATGTATCGGTGAAAATTCAGCAGGATGTAAAATCTGAAGTGAAGCTCTGGGTGGTTAAGCAGTAAAAGATCAATAGTTTAACCTTTTGGTTATAGCAGGTGATGAAAGCGTAGGTAATTCCTACGCTTTTTATTTTGGGGTCGAGAATATATCCCTTTTATTTTGTATTATCTATGATGGTACCATATTTTGATTGTCTATGAATAACAAGAATTATAAAACTGTAAATATAGCGTTTCCGTTACAGATAGATGAAGCGTATACTTACAAAATCCCGATAGAATGGGATGATATTCCCATAGGCTGTCGTGTAGTGGCGCCGCTGAAAAACAAGTCTCAGGTAGGCTTTGTGGTAAATTCGTCAACCGATAATGGAAATTACAAAGGACGTTTGAAAGAGCTCAAGTCCAAGATTGACGACCTGTCAGCCTATTCGCCAAATATGTTGAAATTTCTGCAATGGCTCAGCGACTATTATCTTTCTCCTATGGGATTGGTGATGAAAGCCGCTCTTCCTGCCGGAATGGGTGTAAAGAAGAAGAAAATCGTAAAGCTCGTAAACGAAGAAGCAATGGCTGGCAAACGTCTTTCGGAAGTTATGAATTCGATTTTAATAAAACTCAAAAAAAAAGAAAGTTACAGCTATTCGCATTTAAGAAATTATATTGGAGCGGATGGATTGGATTCAGCGCTTGAGGCATTAACGAACTCGGGTGCTGTAATAACAGAAATAAGTTATACGGGATTTTCTACAGCTAATATTCAGAAACGATTGACCGAGCCGGATTTTCAGATGGAAGAAATATTACTTACGAATGCGCAGTCGGAAGTTTATTCTCCAATACATAATTCCATAATGAATGGAAAAGCCGACTCATTTTTACTCCACGGAGTTACCGGCAGCGGGAAAACAGAAATTTACCTCAAGGCAGCGTGGGAAACACTTTCCGGCGGAGGAGGCGTGCTGATTATGGTTCCTGAAATTGCGCTCACTCCACAAATTGCAAGCCGATTCGAACATTATTTTGGCGGACAGGTCAGTATTTTACACAGTAATCAATCTGATAGCGAAAGACGTAAATCTTGGGAGAAAGTAAAATCGAGTCAGTCAAAAGTGGTCGTTGGAGCACGAAGCTCAATATTTGCGCCTGTAGAAAACCTGAAGTTAATTATCGTTGACGAAGAACAGGAACCCTCATACAATCAATCTGAACCTGAGCCGCGATACAATGCTCGTGATGCAGCGACAATGCGGGCAAAAATCGAAGGAGCAACGCTTATACTCGGCTCAGCGACTCCAAGTATGGAGTCAATGTATAATGCGAAGAAGAAAAAATATCATTATTTGCGATTAACCGAGCGATTCGGTAGCGCAGGCACTCCAAAATTACATATAGTAAATACCGGAACAGAAACTTTTGAGGGCGGATATTCCGGTGAAATTATTTCCTCGGTTTTAAGAGATAAAATATCCGAACGGTTGAAGAATAAAGAACAGATTATACTGCTTCAAAATAGAAGAGGATATGCGTCGCTTATTAAATGCAAAGAATGCGGTTATGTACAGGAATGTCCTGATTGTAATGTAACACTGACATATCACAGCGCAACCAACAGGATGAGCTGCCATTACTGCGGAATAAGAAAATCGGTTCCGTTAAATTGCCCTGAATGCAACTATAATAAATTGATGTTTCAGGGTGTGGGGACTCAGCGGGTGGAAAGAGAACTTGGTAATCTATTCCCAAACGCAAAATCTATACGTATGGATATGGATACAACTACCGGAAAGGGTTCTCATTGGCGGATTCTTGGAGACTTTAAGGCCGGCAAATATGATATTTTAATCGGAACTCAGATGATTGCAAAAGGGCTGGATTTCGACAATGTAACTCTTGTGGGAATTATTTCTGCCGATACAGGATTGTATCTTCCGGATTTTAGGGCAGGTGAGCGTACCTATCAGTTGATATCACAAGTTGCAGGAAGAGCGGGCAG
This Candidatus Neomarinimicrobiota bacterium DNA region includes the following protein-coding sequences:
- a CDS encoding 50S ribosomal protein L9, encoding MKVILTKTHESLGEAGEIVNVKNGYARNYLIPRNMALAATKSNTLQYEESKKHQNAVKNREMESANEMADEMSKISLTASVQVGEDDKVFGSVTSQEISKLLSEQGFTVDKKDILLDEPIKALGIYNVSVKIQQDVKSEVKLWVVKQ
- the priA gene encoding primosomal protein N' yields the protein MNNKNYKTVNIAFPLQIDEAYTYKIPIEWDDIPIGCRVVAPLKNKSQVGFVVNSSTDNGNYKGRLKELKSKIDDLSAYSPNMLKFLQWLSDYYLSPMGLVMKAALPAGMGVKKKKIVKLVNEEAMAGKRLSEVMNSILIKLKKKESYSYSHLRNYIGADGLDSALEALTNSGAVITEISYTGFSTANIQKRLTEPDFQMEEILLTNAQSEVYSPIHNSIMNGKADSFLLHGVTGSGKTEIYLKAAWETLSGGGGVLIMVPEIALTPQIASRFEHYFGGQVSILHSNQSDSERRKSWEKVKSSQSKVVVGARSSIFAPVENLKLIIVDEEQEPSYNQSEPEPRYNARDAATMRAKIEGATLILGSATPSMESMYNAKKKKYHYLRLTERFGSAGTPKLHIVNTGTETFEGGYSGEIISSVLRDKISERLKNKEQIILLQNRRGYASLIKCKECGYVQECPDCNVTLTYHSATNRMSCHYCGIRKSVPLNCPECNYNKLMFQGVGTQRVERELGNLFPNAKSIRMDMDTTTGKGSHWRILGDFKAGKYDILIGTQMIAKGLDFDNVTLVGIISADTGLYLPDFRAGERTYQLISQVAGRAGRRKRRGEVVVQTIDPDRLPIKSVEIEEQNNFYRNLFKERKQSDYPPYSKLILFETSSEEKSMAIEGAKTVMAALKRNGGDYELLGPAPAVIEKLRKRYRWRVMVRLNNRGVKRLSGVKILLRKQMNNLRKTLPREVRLSVDVDPVNML